The proteins below come from a single Beutenbergia cavernae DSM 12333 genomic window:
- a CDS encoding helix-turn-helix transcriptional regulator translates to MDRWANYVPPARSLRDTSLTCLGAGEQAGHLTATGRRTLPVHALVVVTSGRGRYRDVERDVDVVAPAWFWLFPGRWHAYGPGPDGWSEHWVLFDGVAARGYAAHTAWDPPVHAGGLPAEELAACFEGLRAATAGAGLRDQLVAASLVHRLVGATVSARAAAGEPTTSAVQAVIDAAAEPLSVAQRAARAGVSPDRLRAEVRAETGLTPHELVLRTRLATAQQLLAGSDLDVGAVAARVGYDDPAYFSRLFARRVGAPPSEFRRQQHRSVAPTRTG, encoded by the coding sequence ATGGACCGCTGGGCCAACTACGTCCCGCCGGCCCGGTCGTTGCGCGACACGTCACTCACGTGCCTCGGCGCAGGCGAGCAGGCGGGCCACCTCACCGCGACCGGGCGGCGCACGCTGCCGGTTCACGCGCTCGTCGTCGTCACGTCCGGGCGCGGTCGGTACCGCGACGTGGAGCGGGACGTCGACGTCGTCGCCCCGGCCTGGTTCTGGCTGTTCCCCGGACGGTGGCATGCGTACGGTCCCGGACCGGACGGCTGGTCGGAGCACTGGGTGCTGTTCGACGGCGTCGCCGCCCGCGGGTACGCGGCGCACACCGCGTGGGACCCGCCCGTGCACGCGGGCGGCCTGCCAGCCGAGGAGCTCGCGGCCTGCTTCGAGGGGCTGCGGGCGGCGACGGCGGGTGCCGGGCTGCGCGACCAGCTCGTCGCCGCCTCGCTCGTCCATCGGCTCGTCGGTGCCACGGTCTCGGCCCGCGCGGCGGCGGGGGAGCCGACGACGTCGGCGGTCCAGGCCGTCATCGACGCCGCTGCCGAGCCGCTGTCCGTCGCCCAGCGTGCCGCGCGGGCGGGAGTGAGCCCGGACCGGCTGCGCGCCGAGGTTCGTGCCGAGACCGGCCTCACCCCGCACGAGCTCGTCCTGCGCACCCGTCTCGCGACCGCCCAGCAGCTGCTCGCCGGCAGCGACCTCGACGTGGGTGCCGTCGCCGCTCGGGTCGGGTACGACGACCCGGCCTACTTCTCGCGGCTCTTCGCCCGCCGCGTGGGCGCTCCACCGAGCGAGTTCCGCCGCCAGCAGCACCGCTCCGTGGCCCCGACCAGGACCGGCTAG
- the nhaA gene encoding Na+/H+ antiporter NhaA: protein MSNLTVIQTSPDPEQQVPGQRARPSIADRIGGIGQNRLSALLLVLATLVAIVWANVAQDSYSSFWETHLTLGVGNDLELDFTLHALVNDALMAIFFFTVGLEVRREFAIGELTSWSRAVVPVVTAIAGLAVPAALYVLLTSGTDYSGAWGIVISTDTAFLVGALALIGPRASGRLRVFLLALAVVDDVGALSIIALVYTEDFNPLPLVIAAVGLLGVYLTRYLNSGRGPVYATLAIIVWLAFLASGVHPTLAGVAIALLVPVYRPTRRDVDHALDLARTFRQSPNSEYARAAANSLRESISINERLQSAYSPYVAFVILPLFALANAGVLLDAEILAAAARSPITWGIVVGLVAGKFVGIFGASAFMKTFRLGDFGAGLTLDRIAGGAALCGIGFTISLFIVELAIDDPAVQNEARVGVLSGSVLAFVIATVIFRVSDRIRPPGESARRLARPIDPERDHIFGALDAPFTIVEYGDFQCGFCLKASGSIQEVHRELGDRLRYVWRHAPLTRYHPNALAAAEASEAAARQGKFFEFERSLFADQEHQLPVDIIRRAEELGLDVEQFEADLTSPEVTARVQDDMLDAEAMDITAVPTLFVNGRLHVGPYDAQSLIRELMETAPSADARRSEG from the coding sequence GTGTCGAACCTGACCGTCATCCAGACGTCGCCGGATCCTGAGCAGCAGGTCCCGGGACAGCGCGCTCGCCCGTCGATCGCCGATCGCATCGGCGGGATCGGGCAGAACCGCCTCAGCGCGCTCCTCCTGGTGCTCGCGACGCTCGTCGCGATCGTGTGGGCGAACGTGGCGCAGGACTCGTACTCCTCGTTCTGGGAGACGCACCTCACGCTCGGGGTGGGCAACGATCTCGAGCTGGACTTCACGCTGCACGCGCTCGTCAACGACGCCCTCATGGCGATCTTCTTCTTCACGGTGGGACTCGAGGTCCGCCGGGAGTTCGCCATCGGCGAGCTGACCAGCTGGTCGCGGGCGGTGGTCCCGGTCGTGACGGCGATCGCCGGTCTCGCGGTGCCCGCGGCGCTCTATGTCCTGCTCACCTCCGGCACCGACTACTCCGGCGCGTGGGGCATCGTGATCTCCACGGACACCGCGTTCCTCGTCGGTGCGCTCGCTCTCATCGGGCCACGCGCCTCCGGCCGGCTCCGCGTCTTCCTGCTCGCGCTCGCCGTGGTCGACGACGTCGGCGCGCTCAGCATCATCGCCCTCGTCTACACCGAGGACTTCAACCCTCTCCCGCTCGTGATCGCCGCCGTCGGGCTGCTCGGCGTCTACCTCACGCGGTACCTCAACAGCGGACGCGGTCCGGTCTACGCCACCCTCGCGATCATCGTGTGGCTGGCGTTCCTCGCGTCCGGCGTCCACCCGACGCTCGCCGGCGTCGCCATCGCCCTGCTCGTCCCCGTCTACCGACCCACGCGGCGCGACGTCGACCATGCGCTGGATCTCGCGCGCACGTTCCGGCAGTCGCCGAACAGCGAGTACGCGAGGGCCGCCGCGAACAGCCTGCGCGAGTCGATCTCGATCAACGAGCGCCTCCAGTCCGCGTACTCCCCGTACGTCGCCTTCGTGATCCTTCCGCTGTTCGCGCTCGCGAACGCAGGCGTCCTGCTCGACGCCGAGATCCTCGCCGCCGCTGCGCGCTCGCCGATCACCTGGGGCATCGTCGTCGGGCTCGTGGCCGGGAAGTTCGTCGGGATCTTCGGGGCGTCGGCGTTCATGAAGACGTTCCGGCTCGGCGACTTCGGTGCCGGCCTCACCCTCGACCGCATCGCCGGCGGCGCCGCGCTCTGCGGCATCGGCTTCACCATCTCGCTGTTCATCGTCGAGCTCGCCATCGACGACCCTGCGGTACAGAACGAGGCGCGCGTCGGCGTCCTGTCGGGCTCCGTCCTCGCCTTCGTGATCGCGACGGTGATCTTCCGGGTCTCCGACCGGATCCGGCCGCCCGGGGAGTCGGCCCGAAGGCTGGCGCGCCCCATCGATCCCGAGCGCGACCACATCTTCGGCGCCCTCGACGCACCGTTCACGATCGTGGAGTACGGCGACTTCCAGTGCGGCTTCTGCCTCAAGGCCTCCGGTTCCATCCAGGAGGTGCACCGCGAGCTGGGTGACCGCCTGCGGTACGTCTGGCGGCACGCGCCGCTCACCCGCTACCACCCGAACGCGCTCGCGGCGGCCGAGGCCTCGGAGGCCGCGGCGCGGCAGGGCAAGTTCTTCGAGTTCGAGCGGAGCCTGTTCGCGGACCAGGAGCACCAGCTGCCGGTGGACATCATCCGCCGCGCCGAGGAGCTCGGGCTCGACGTCGAGCAGTTCGAGGCGGACCTGACCTCGCCCGAGGTCACGGCGCGCGTCCAGGACGACATGCTCGACGCCGAGGCGATGGACATCACCGCCGTCCCCACCCTGTTCGTCAACGGGCGGCTGCACGTCGGGCCGTACGACGCGCAGTCGCTGATCAGGGAGCTCATGGAGACGGCGCCGTCGGCCGACGCGCGGCGGTCGGAGGGCTAG
- the purF gene encoding amidophosphoribosyltransferase, whose product MARGDGRLTHDLLPGEKGPQDACGVFGVWAPGEEVAKLTYFGLYALQHRGQESAGIATSNGEQILVYKDMGLVSQVFDDVALSSLTGHIALGHTRYSTTGASTWQNAQPTLGPTASGTVALGHNGNLTNTSELVELVEERYGPRMRHDLADGCATDTTVITALLSGDPDHTLEATALEVLPRLRGAFSLVFMDEHALYGARDPQGIRPLVIGRLERGWVIASETAALDIVGASFVREVEPGELVTIDADGLRTERFAPADRKGCVFEYVYLARPDTTIVGRSLHAARVAMGRTLAQEAPVEADLVIPVPESGTPAAIGYATESGIPFGQGLTKNAYVGRTFIQPSQTIRQLGIRLKLNPLREVIRGKRLVVVDDSIVRGNTQRALVRMLREAGAAEVHVRISSPPVKWPCFYGIDFPTRAELIANGLSPDEIGASLGADSLAYISLEGMIEATEQPASKLCSACFTGTYPVELTDQERLAHRKDLGLEQDELPLGPPEDKLLSLVPATGGASALDQP is encoded by the coding sequence GTGGCGCGTGGAGACGGACGGCTCACCCACGACTTGCTCCCCGGTGAGAAAGGCCCCCAGGACGCCTGCGGCGTCTTCGGCGTGTGGGCTCCCGGCGAGGAGGTCGCGAAGCTCACCTATTTCGGGCTCTACGCACTGCAGCACCGCGGCCAGGAGTCCGCGGGCATCGCGACGTCGAACGGGGAGCAGATCCTCGTCTACAAGGACATGGGCCTCGTGTCCCAGGTGTTCGACGACGTCGCTCTCTCGTCGCTCACCGGCCACATCGCGCTGGGCCACACCCGGTACTCCACCACGGGCGCCAGCACCTGGCAGAACGCGCAGCCGACGCTCGGCCCGACGGCGTCGGGCACCGTCGCGCTCGGCCACAACGGCAACCTGACGAACACCTCCGAGCTCGTCGAGCTCGTCGAGGAACGCTACGGGCCGCGCATGCGCCACGACCTCGCGGACGGCTGTGCGACCGACACCACGGTGATCACCGCGCTGCTCTCGGGCGACCCCGACCACACGCTCGAGGCCACGGCGCTCGAGGTCCTGCCGCGGCTGCGCGGCGCGTTCTCGCTCGTGTTCATGGACGAGCACGCGCTGTACGGCGCCCGCGACCCGCAGGGCATCCGCCCCCTCGTCATCGGCCGCCTCGAGCGCGGCTGGGTCATCGCCTCGGAGACGGCGGCGCTCGACATCGTCGGTGCCTCGTTCGTGCGCGAGGTCGAGCCCGGCGAGCTCGTCACGATCGACGCCGACGGCCTGCGCACCGAGCGCTTCGCACCCGCCGACCGCAAGGGCTGCGTGTTCGAGTACGTCTACCTCGCCCGGCCCGACACCACGATCGTCGGCCGGTCGCTGCACGCGGCGCGCGTCGCGATGGGCCGCACGCTCGCGCAGGAGGCCCCCGTGGAGGCCGACCTCGTGATCCCGGTGCCGGAGTCGGGCACACCGGCAGCGATCGGCTACGCCACGGAGTCCGGCATCCCGTTCGGGCAGGGCCTCACGAAGAACGCGTACGTCGGGCGCACGTTCATCCAGCCCAGCCAGACGATCCGGCAGCTCGGCATCCGGCTCAAGCTGAACCCGCTGCGCGAGGTGATCCGCGGGAAGCGGCTCGTCGTCGTCGACGACTCGATCGTCCGCGGCAACACACAGCGCGCCCTCGTGCGGATGCTGCGCGAGGCGGGCGCGGCCGAGGTCCACGTGCGGATCTCCTCGCCGCCGGTGAAGTGGCCGTGCTTCTACGGCATCGACTTCCCGACCCGTGCGGAGCTCATCGCGAACGGCCTGAGCCCCGACGAGATCGGCGCCAGCCTCGGGGCCGACTCGCTCGCCTACATCTCGCTCGAGGGCATGATCGAGGCCACGGAGCAGCCGGCGTCCAAGCTGTGCTCGGCGTGCTTCACCGGCACCTACCCGGTCGAGCTGACCGACCAGGAGCGGCTGGCGCACCGCAAGGATCTCGGCCTCGAGCAGGACGAGCTCCCGCTCGGTCCGCCCGAGGACAAGCTCCTCTCGCTCGTGCCCGCGACCGGTGGCGCGAGCGCGCTCGATCAGCCATGA
- a CDS encoding phytanoyl-CoA dioxygenase family protein: MLTSNGYVLDESPTRLGRLAPVPAADRSDRDALWNRLRRDGYLYLPGFLDPATVLDFRRFYFSRLDGTGLVRTGTDPLWGIAGDGEPDRAKLRHALFSDLVPSDEYAAFCTQPAIRDWFAWFLADDVHLHRRKILRHTRPGEAGIGTATQAHYDLVYLREGTDRVLSIWIPLGDTPERLGGLTYLEGSHHVTLAEEREGRLKRPAASITADLPSLADAHDTRWLTTDYRAGDVVVHSAYIVHAALDNVDDAGHMRLSTDIRYQAASDPIDWRWQNHWHADDGL, translated from the coding sequence GTGCTGACGTCCAACGGCTACGTGCTCGACGAGAGTCCAACCCGGCTGGGCAGGCTCGCGCCGGTCCCCGCTGCCGACCGCTCCGACCGCGACGCCCTCTGGAACCGGCTCCGGCGCGACGGCTACCTGTACCTGCCCGGCTTCCTCGACCCGGCCACCGTGCTGGACTTCCGGCGGTTCTACTTCTCGCGGCTCGACGGCACCGGGCTCGTGCGCACCGGAACCGACCCGCTCTGGGGGATCGCCGGCGACGGCGAGCCCGACCGCGCGAAGCTGCGGCACGCGCTGTTCTCGGACCTCGTGCCGTCGGACGAGTACGCCGCGTTCTGCACGCAGCCCGCGATCCGCGACTGGTTCGCCTGGTTCCTCGCGGACGACGTCCACCTCCACCGGCGCAAGATCCTGCGGCACACCCGCCCCGGAGAGGCCGGTATCGGCACGGCGACGCAGGCGCACTACGACCTCGTGTACCTGCGCGAGGGGACCGACCGCGTGCTGTCGATCTGGATCCCGCTCGGCGACACCCCGGAGCGCCTCGGCGGTCTCACCTACCTCGAGGGCAGCCACCACGTGACGCTGGCCGAGGAGCGCGAGGGGCGACTGAAGCGGCCCGCGGCGTCGATCACCGCCGACCTGCCGAGCCTCGCGGACGCGCACGACACGCGCTGGCTGACGACCGACTACCGGGCCGGCGACGTCGTCGTCCACTCCGCGTACATCGTGCACGCAGCGCTCGACAACGTCGACGACGCCGGGCACATGCGCCTGTCGACGGACATCCGCTACCAGGCCGCGAGCGACCCGATCGACTGGCGCTGGCAGAACCACTGGCACGCCGACGACGGGCTCTGA